One genomic segment of Brassica napus cultivar Da-Ae chromosome A3, Da-Ae, whole genome shotgun sequence includes these proteins:
- the LOC125607246 gene encoding uncharacterized protein LOC125607246 — protein sequence MRDSTCANIISFKGGETIDRAKPRNDLLVIELTIRDIDVARVLIDTGSSADIIFKDTLEKMEISQSEIAKYPSPLLGLSGETTMAYGSIRLAVKAGTVTNITEFLVVDRPASYNVIMGTPWLNTMRAIPSTYHLCLKFPTPNGVEVIWGNPRVLQVCFAAELKRKRPILKVTPKKAEKKTSSKDTQSQDSAEFFWQSRSIAALDEKREPACEPVVTICLDEAFPERCVEIGANLHEPLWTD from the exons aTGCGAGATTCGACGTGCGCGAACAtcatctcattcaaggggggagaaacgatcgatcgagccaaacctcgaaacgatctccttgttatcgagttgacgattcgagatatcgacgtcgctagagtactaatcgataccggaagctcggccgatatcatcttcaaagacactcttgaAAAGATGGAGATCAGTCAATCCGAGATCGCGAAATACCCAAGCCCACTGCTAGGACTTTCgggggaaacgaccatggcctatggatcgattagactcgctgtcaaagccggaaccgtgacgaacatcacagagtttctagtcgttgaccgccccgcatcttacaacgttatcatggggacgccatggctgaacaccatgcgcgcaatcccatcaacctaccatctttgtctcaagttcccgacccctaacggagtcgaggtaatctggggaaatccaagagttttgcaggtttgtttcgccgcggaactaaaacgaaagagaccgatcctcAAAGTTACTCCTAAGAAAGCGGAGaaaaagacctccagcaaagatacgcaaagtcaggattcagcggaattcttctggcagtctcgcagcatcgcagctctagatgaaaaacgcgagccagcatgtgaacccgtggtaacgatctgtctcgacgaagccttcccagaacgctgcgtcgagattggagccaatctccacgagcctttatggacag actga